A genomic window from Pseudomonas leptonychotis includes:
- a CDS encoding PilN domain-containing protein, whose protein sequence is MQNLNLYQVERKQRSGPRVRHMLIGLGVVLLLCVVHGSWQAWQLHAGALRLAQVQAAAQEQEARLEAATGSFVEPLLDERLPLELSVKERDNRELQRLIAYLQLLSSQRSGGFVAPLLALTEQHPESGLWLNNINLQDGGRHMRLQGFSQDQELLPAYLQRLGQSAVFSGREFARFDVQRGDDQLLRFDLSSQLKEQEAIDE, encoded by the coding sequence ATGCAGAACCTCAACCTTTATCAGGTTGAGCGCAAACAGCGCTCCGGGCCGCGTGTTCGCCATATGCTCATAGGGCTGGGCGTGGTGTTGTTACTCTGCGTTGTGCATGGCAGCTGGCAAGCGTGGCAGTTGCATGCGGGCGCTCTGCGTTTGGCTCAGGTACAAGCGGCGGCGCAGGAGCAGGAAGCACGTTTGGAAGCTGCCACTGGCAGTTTTGTCGAGCCGCTACTGGATGAGCGGTTACCCCTGGAATTGTCGGTAAAAGAACGCGATAACCGTGAGCTGCAGCGTTTGATTGCATATTTGCAGCTGCTTAGCAGTCAGCGTAGTGGCGGCTTTGTGGCGCCCTTACTGGCATTGACTGAGCAGCATCCAGAGAGTGGCTTGTGGCTCAACAACATCAACCTGCAAGACGGCGGTCGGCATATGCGCCTGCAGGGGTTTAGTCAGGATCAGGAATTGTTGCCGGCGTACTTGCAGCGCCTGGGGCAGAGTGCCGTGTTCAGCGGGCGCGAGTTCGCGCGCTTCGATGTGCAGCGCGGTGACGACCAATTGCTGCGCTTCGACCTCTCCTCGCAACTGAAAGAGCAGGAGGCCATCGATGAATAA
- a CDS encoding rhodanese-like domain-containing protein → MLANLIEFATTHYVLSGLFATLLALLIFTEARKGGQSLSTRELTALVNSEQGVVLDIRGQKDFSAGHIVGALNIPFEKLTGRMAELEKHKAKTLIVVDAMGQHAGAVCRDLKKAGFTAAKLSGGVSSWRGDNLPLVK, encoded by the coding sequence ATGCTCGCTAACTTGATTGAATTTGCCACGACCCACTATGTACTGAGCGGATTGTTCGCGACGTTGCTGGCGCTGCTGATTTTCACCGAGGCGCGTAAGGGCGGGCAGAGCCTTAGCACTCGTGAGCTGACCGCGCTGGTCAACAGCGAGCAGGGCGTGGTGCTGGATATCCGCGGCCAAAAGGACTTTTCAGCTGGGCATATCGTCGGCGCGCTGAACATTCCGTTTGAAAAGCTCACTGGGCGTATGGCTGAGCTGGAGAAGCACAAGGCCAAGACCCTGATCGTGGTTGATGCCATGGGCCAGCACGCCGGTGCGGTCTGTCGTGACCTGAAAAAGGCCGGTTTCACCGCCGCCAAGCTGTCCGGTGGCGTATCAAGCTGGCGTGGCGACAACCTGCCGCTGGTGAAGTGA
- a CDS encoding GspE/PulE family protein, translated as MSQEDVRQRKVRLGDLLIQAGLLSDAQLQLALQDQKRTGSKLGRTVVDMGFVDEGRLLTALSEQMKIPFVDLKHFKFNQELIQLLPEAMARRFRALVLSREGGGLLVGMSDPLDLFALDEMDRILKVRVQPAVVREAELLETLETVYRRTSEIASIAGELEGDLKDSDFDLSKLGADSNTEAPVVRLLQTLFEDAVQMKASDIHIEPDEGLVRIRQRIDGVLNEQVMKEARVASALVMRLKIMSGLDISEKRLPQDGRFNIRVKGRPIDVRVSTMPVQFGESVVMRLLDQSGGVANLDASGMPPDMLARFRRLLQRPYGLVLVTGPTGSGKTTTLYAGLAELNSPEKKIITVEDPVEYRLPRVNQVQVNAKIDLSFARVLRAALRQDPDIVLIGEMRDQETAEIGLRAALTGHLVLSTLHTNDSLSSAMRLVDMGAEPFLVATALNAVLAQRLVRRVCENCMEEHHPEPRQLAWLEQLYGKSLAGRTFKHGRGCHRCHNTGYSGRLGVYELLELDEGMIAALRRNDPQGFAEAAQASASYRPLAACALDYALAGVTSIEEVLKVCATLTDEVAV; from the coding sequence ATGAGTCAGGAAGATGTTCGCCAGCGCAAGGTTCGTCTCGGTGATCTGCTGATTCAAGCCGGGTTGCTCAGCGATGCCCAGCTGCAATTGGCGCTGCAGGATCAAAAGCGCACGGGCTCCAAGCTGGGGCGCACCGTGGTCGACATGGGCTTTGTCGACGAAGGCCGCCTGCTGACTGCGTTGTCCGAGCAGATGAAAATTCCATTCGTCGACCTCAAACACTTCAAATTCAACCAGGAGCTGATTCAGTTGCTCCCGGAAGCCATGGCCCGGCGTTTTCGCGCCTTGGTGTTGTCGCGTGAAGGCGGCGGCTTGTTGGTCGGTATGTCTGACCCGCTGGACCTGTTCGCGCTGGATGAGATGGACCGCATTCTCAAAGTGCGGGTGCAGCCCGCGGTGGTGCGTGAGGCGGAATTGCTGGAAACCCTAGAAACCGTGTATCGACGCACCAGCGAAATTGCCTCGATTGCCGGTGAGCTTGAAGGCGACCTTAAGGACAGCGACTTCGACCTGTCCAAGCTGGGAGCCGACAGCAACACCGAAGCGCCGGTGGTGCGCCTGCTGCAAACCTTGTTTGAAGATGCGGTGCAGATGAAAGCCTCGGACATTCACATTGAACCCGACGAAGGCCTGGTGCGTATTCGCCAGCGTATCGACGGCGTGCTTAACGAGCAGGTGATGAAAGAGGCGCGGGTCGCGTCGGCGTTAGTGATGCGCTTGAAAATCATGTCCGGTCTGGATATTTCCGAAAAACGCCTGCCTCAGGACGGCCGGTTCAATATTCGCGTCAAGGGACGCCCGATCGATGTGCGGGTCTCGACCATGCCGGTGCAATTTGGCGAGTCAGTGGTGATGCGTTTGCTTGATCAAAGCGGCGGCGTTGCCAACCTCGACGCCAGCGGAATGCCGCCTGACATGCTGGCGCGTTTTCGCCGCTTACTGCAGCGCCCATATGGCCTGGTGCTGGTCACCGGCCCCACCGGTTCGGGTAAGACCACCACGCTGTATGCCGGGCTAGCCGAGCTGAACAGCCCAGAAAAGAAAATCATCACCGTGGAAGACCCGGTGGAATACCGCCTGCCGCGCGTCAACCAGGTTCAGGTGAACGCCAAGATCGACCTGAGCTTCGCCCGCGTGCTACGTGCTGCCCTGCGCCAAGACCCGGACATTGTGCTGATCGGTGAGATGCGTGATCAGGAAACCGCAGAGATTGGCTTGCGCGCTGCTCTCACCGGTCACTTGGTGCTGTCGACCCTGCACACCAACGACTCCCTAAGCTCAGCCATGCGCCTGGTCGACATGGGCGCCGAGCCCTTCCTCGTGGCCACGGCTCTCAACGCCGTGCTGGCCCAGCGGCTGGTGCGCCGGGTATGCGAGAACTGCATGGAAGAACACCACCCCGAGCCGCGTCAGCTGGCTTGGCTGGAGCAGCTCTACGGTAAATCTCTGGCAGGGCGTACCTTCAAGCACGGGCGCGGCTGCCACCGTTGCCATAACACCGGCTATTCAGGACGCCTCGGCGTCTATGAGCTGCTGGAGTTGGATGAAGGCATGATTGCTGCGCTGCGCCGCAATGACCCGCAAGGCTTTGCCGAAGCAGCCCAGGCCAGCGCCAGCTATCGACCTTTGGCCGCCTGCGCCCTGGACTACGCATTAGCCGGAGTGACCAGTATCGAGGAGGTGCTGAAAGTCTGTGCCACCCTGACCGATGAGGTGGCCGTCTGA
- a CDS encoding MSHA biogenesis protein MshI, which translates to MAWFARKKIKAANGLLGIETSPEGIALARVVREAGQPANLLECQFHKASPDEQPDLLKRLVDDLGFAGMPVNLLLHPATYQMHLLDSPDVPAEELRDALRWRVKELIAEPLDDVVVDAFTLPSDAYRGRSRMAYCAVLNKARMLAWRSMCMHAGLQLRSIDVTEMAFRNLGLLAGSEGMSLALLRLRSSEGLIAVQHGTDLYMARRIEQGLDHVEQDFSAITLEIQRSLDYYESQLGKGYINRLLLLPMKRNGDVALQALSSGLAVKLQALDLRDLFPDQLGAEVSEQEQAYCIAAVGAALRQEAV; encoded by the coding sequence TTGGCATGGTTTGCTAGAAAAAAAATAAAGGCAGCCAACGGTTTACTGGGTATCGAGACCAGCCCAGAGGGTATTGCCTTGGCGCGCGTCGTGCGTGAGGCTGGGCAGCCTGCGAATCTGCTCGAGTGTCAGTTTCACAAAGCCAGCCCTGATGAGCAGCCTGACCTGCTCAAACGTTTGGTCGACGACCTGGGCTTTGCTGGTATGCCGGTCAATCTGCTGCTGCATCCCGCCACCTATCAGATGCACTTGCTCGACAGCCCTGATGTGCCCGCCGAAGAACTGCGTGATGCGCTGCGTTGGCGTGTCAAAGAACTGATAGCTGAACCCCTTGACGACGTGGTCGTTGACGCCTTCACCTTGCCCAGTGATGCCTACCGGGGCCGCTCACGTATGGCCTACTGCGCGGTGCTGAACAAGGCGCGTATGTTGGCCTGGCGGAGCATGTGCATGCATGCCGGGTTGCAGTTGCGCAGTATCGATGTCACTGAAATGGCCTTTCGTAACCTTGGCCTGTTGGCCGGTAGTGAGGGGATGAGCCTGGCCCTGCTGCGCCTGCGCTCCAGTGAAGGTTTGATTGCGGTGCAACATGGTACAGACCTGTATATGGCGCGGCGTATTGAGCAGGGCCTCGACCATGTCGAGCAAGACTTCTCTGCCATTACGTTGGAGATCCAGCGCTCGCTGGATTACTACGAAAGCCAGCTCGGCAAAGGCTATATCAATCGCCTGTTGCTGCTGCCGATGAAACGCAATGGCGATGTGGCCTTGCAGGCCTTGTCCAGTGGGCTCGCGGTCAAGTTGCAAGCCCTGGACCTGCGCGACCTGTTTCCCGATCAGTTGGGCGCGGAGGTGTCTGAGCAAGAACAGGCTTACTGCATTGCGGCCGTCGGCGCGGCACTGCGGCAGGAGGCTGTTTAA
- a CDS encoding Type II secretory pathway component produces the protein MFKALLLGTLLCTSTVLAANPGRDPTLPPQNLLPAAAAASDSAPLVLQAIVRSGNGSRAVIAGRSLRVGDRYADARVLVIHAHSVLIERQGQRQLLRLAEPVLQPSR, from the coding sequence GTGTTTAAAGCTCTCTTACTCGGCACGTTACTCTGCACCAGCACGGTGTTGGCCGCTAACCCTGGGCGCGACCCAACGCTGCCACCACAAAATTTGTTGCCAGCCGCAGCTGCCGCAAGCGACAGCGCACCCTTAGTGCTGCAAGCCATCGTGCGCAGCGGTAATGGCAGTCGGGCGGTGATTGCCGGGCGCAGCCTGCGTGTCGGCGACCGCTATGCCGATGCTCGCGTGTTGGTCATTCATGCCCATTCCGTATTGATTGAGCGTCAGGGCCAGCGTCAGCTGCTGCGCCTGGCTGAACCCGTTTTGCAACCGAGCCGATGA
- a CDS encoding ExeA family protein: protein MYEAFFGLRERPFSLTPNTGFLVQLAPYQACLNLLRVALGEGEGFIKVTGEVGTGKTLLCRALLNQLDDSSYQLAYLPNPCMSPEGLRQALARELSITGIELLDAQGVLDKLHHRLIELGAAGKSTVVLIDEAQALPAETLESLRLLTNLETEQSKLLQVVLFGQPELDATLTRPEFRQLLQRITFSYQLRALDVSDTTRYLNERLAVAGYRGEPLFAPAAVRQLVQGSGGIPRLLNILANKALMVAFGEGVRQVRSRHVKRAQRDTESAFPFLRLRSHRMGWGVAAGIVSIMLIIGAWPWLERWRELLP from the coding sequence ATGTATGAAGCTTTTTTCGGTCTGCGCGAAAGGCCCTTCTCGCTGACCCCCAATACCGGCTTTTTGGTGCAGCTGGCACCGTATCAGGCGTGCCTTAATCTGCTGCGCGTGGCGCTGGGTGAGGGCGAAGGCTTCATTAAAGTTACCGGCGAGGTCGGCACCGGTAAAACCCTGTTGTGCCGCGCCTTGCTTAATCAACTAGACGATTCATCTTACCAGCTGGCCTACCTGCCTAACCCGTGCATGAGTCCGGAGGGTCTGCGCCAAGCATTGGCCCGCGAATTAAGCATTACCGGGATTGAATTGCTGGATGCTCAGGGGGTTTTGGACAAACTGCATCATCGGCTGATTGAGCTTGGCGCTGCCGGCAAAAGCACCGTGGTACTCATTGATGAGGCCCAGGCGCTGCCCGCTGAGACGCTTGAGTCGCTGCGCTTGCTGACCAATCTGGAAACCGAACAGAGCAAACTTTTACAGGTGGTTTTATTTGGTCAGCCGGAACTGGATGCAACGCTGACACGGCCCGAATTTCGCCAGTTGCTGCAGCGAATTACCTTTTCCTATCAGCTCCGCGCGCTGGATGTGAGTGATACCACTCGCTACCTCAATGAGCGTCTGGCCGTCGCCGGCTACCGTGGTGAGCCGTTATTCGCGCCGGCGGCGGTGCGGCAATTGGTGCAGGGTAGTGGGGGTATTCCGCGGCTGCTGAATATCTTGGCGAACAAAGCACTGATGGTGGCGTTCGGTGAGGGCGTGCGACAAGTCCGTAGTCGACATGTAAAGCGTGCACAGCGGGACACCGAAAGCGCGTTTCCCTTTTTGCGGCTGCGTTCGCACCGCATGGGTTGGGGAGTGGCTGCAGGTATTGTGTCCATCATGTTGATTATCGGTGCCTGGCCCTGGCTGGAACGCTGGCGGGAGTTACTGCCGTGA
- a CDS encoding type II secretion system protein GspM, which translates to MNKWWQRWYAMAPRERWLAYGVGLCVVAVLYVLLIGDPLSLRLAKQNSSVQLAEERRLSAENSLLELQARLAADPNMQYRSALLAASASREELVRQIDQRTAELVTPQKMQTVLEELLRKQPQLRVVGMASFSEPVELATVEPASMPESEQPAVAPAVTLYRHGLQLQLEGGYFDLLSYLQAVQSSGWQLNWESLDYHVGEGGPSKATIRLKLYTLSRHAGWVGV; encoded by the coding sequence ATGAATAAGTGGTGGCAACGCTGGTATGCCATGGCCCCGCGCGAGCGCTGGCTTGCCTATGGGGTGGGCTTATGTGTGGTTGCCGTGTTGTACGTGTTGTTGATCGGAGACCCGCTTAGCCTGCGGTTGGCCAAGCAGAACAGCAGCGTGCAGTTGGCTGAAGAGCGGCGCTTGAGCGCTGAAAATAGCCTTTTGGAGTTGCAGGCGCGCCTGGCCGCTGACCCCAACATGCAATACCGCAGCGCCTTGTTGGCCGCATCGGCCAGTCGTGAAGAACTCGTGCGCCAGATCGATCAGCGCACCGCCGAGCTGGTCACCCCGCAGAAAATGCAAACGGTGCTGGAAGAGCTGCTGCGCAAGCAGCCGCAATTACGCGTAGTGGGCATGGCCAGCTTTAGCGAGCCGGTTGAGCTGGCCACCGTTGAACCTGCCAGTATGCCTGAGTCAGAGCAACCCGCCGTAGCGCCGGCGGTAACCCTCTATCGACATGGTCTACAGCTACAGCTGGAGGGTGGATACTTTGACTTGCTCAGCTATTTACAAGCTGTGCAGTCGAGCGGTTGGCAGCTCAACTGGGAGAGCCTTGACTACCACGTAGGTGAGGGCGGTCCGAGTAAAGCCACCATCCGGCTCAAACTTTATACCTTGAGTCGTCATGCGGGGTGGGTCGGTGTTTAA
- a CDS encoding pilus (MSHA type) biogenesis protein MshL, which yields MIRFLPSACLLSLACLLSACQTFTDGDKQLYEQSNKLLDESLKQAQVEGKVAPPKAVQAALLPPITSSYASGPRFDVAAKDMPAHDFFLSLMEGAGQNLVVHPEVAGNITFSLRRVTLDEVLAAVRDSYGYDYRRTSYGYQILPNKVITRSYDLNYLNLQRMGQTDTRVSSGQVESNNNSNSGASNTAGSSGNSVSTLNASQVSTTSNVDFWSEVRLVVEMIVGGDTNSSVMINPQASLLVVRANTAAQEDVARFLEQAQANLQRQVILETKILEVQLSDGFQAGISWDQLGGDVSTSLGSAALSGPTGVNGVFGMALSIGDFTGLIELLETQGEVRVLSSPRISTLNNQKAVIKVGTDEFFVTDVSSTSSTTSAVGGVSEPTQDITLTPFFSGISLDVTPQIDQNDTVTLHVRPTVSRVRDQNKVITLGEDNVFNLPLALSTTRQSDSIVRARSGQVVVIGGLLQNNNENTDANIPWASRLPIIGSLFQQQRKSLQQSELVILMRPQVVNDEVWLNELRKSAQTFKELR from the coding sequence ATGATCAGATTTCTGCCCAGCGCCTGCCTGCTGAGCCTGGCCTGCCTGCTGAGCGCCTGCCAGACCTTTACCGATGGTGATAAGCAGCTCTACGAGCAAAGCAACAAGCTGCTTGATGAAAGCCTTAAGCAGGCTCAGGTCGAGGGTAAGGTTGCACCGCCAAAAGCTGTGCAGGCGGCGTTGCTGCCACCTATTACCAGTAGTTATGCCAGTGGCCCGCGTTTTGATGTGGCGGCCAAGGACATGCCCGCTCATGATTTTTTCCTCAGCCTGATGGAGGGCGCTGGGCAGAACCTAGTGGTGCACCCGGAAGTTGCGGGCAACATCACCTTTAGCTTGCGCCGCGTCACGCTTGACGAGGTACTGGCTGCGGTTCGGGACAGTTATGGCTATGACTACCGCCGCACCAGTTATGGCTATCAGATACTACCCAACAAGGTAATCACCCGCAGTTATGACCTTAACTACCTCAACCTGCAGCGTATGGGGCAAACCGATACGCGGGTCAGTTCGGGACAGGTGGAAAGTAATAACAACAGTAATTCGGGCGCCTCGAACACGGCTGGCAGCTCGGGGAACTCGGTGTCGACCCTAAATGCCAGTCAGGTCAGCACCACCAGTAATGTCGACTTCTGGAGTGAAGTGCGTTTGGTTGTTGAGATGATTGTTGGGGGTGACACCAACAGCAGCGTGATGATCAATCCTCAGGCCAGCTTGTTGGTGGTACGTGCCAACACTGCCGCACAGGAAGACGTTGCTCGGTTTCTTGAGCAGGCGCAGGCCAATTTGCAGCGTCAGGTGATTCTGGAAACCAAGATTCTGGAGGTGCAGCTGTCCGATGGTTTCCAGGCGGGTATCAGTTGGGATCAGTTGGGTGGGGACGTGAGTACTTCACTCGGCAGCGCGGCATTGAGTGGGCCAACCGGTGTCAACGGTGTGTTTGGTATGGCTCTGAGCATAGGCGATTTCACCGGTCTGATTGAGCTACTGGAAACCCAGGGCGAGGTCCGCGTGTTGTCCAGCCCGCGAATATCAACGCTCAATAATCAGAAAGCGGTGATTAAGGTCGGTACGGATGAATTCTTTGTCACCGACGTATCTTCTACCAGTTCCACTACCAGCGCCGTAGGCGGTGTCAGTGAGCCGACTCAGGATATTACCCTGACGCCGTTTTTCTCCGGGATTTCCCTGGATGTCACCCCGCAGATCGATCAGAACGATACCGTCACCCTTCACGTAAGGCCTACGGTTAGCCGAGTGCGCGACCAGAACAAGGTCATCACCCTGGGAGAGGACAATGTCTTCAATTTGCCCCTGGCGCTGTCTACCACGCGCCAGTCTGACTCGATTGTGCGAGCGCGTAGCGGTCAGGTGGTGGTGATTGGTGGTCTGCTGCAGAACAACAACGAAAATACCGATGCCAACATACCTTGGGCCAGCCGTCTGCCGATCATTGGCAGTTTGTTCCAACAGCAGCGCAAATCGCTGCAGCAAAGCGAGCTGGTGATCCTGATGCGGCCGCAAGTGGTCAATGATGAGGTGTGGTTGAATGAGCTGCGCAAGAGCGCGCAAACATTCAAAGAGTTGAGATAG
- a CDS encoding tetratricopeptide repeat protein, with protein MSLVNDMLRDLEARRAAPTERVQLDGLYSVDEIAAARRDRFERLRRGSIWFVAVIVIALLVVLMIGWVVKGVPTLATVAKPVEQPLAVVPHAKILDVLPQHDSRGLVLQLLLDRSVSYQRSEESGAVSLRLKAVQLPGELQQGRVQRDGRSMSWRVENKGADVQVLLVGLGDSLEVSDRLEVAGDRWMLWIEVPLTMPSSTLAPVEALQDLPAAENAPSMLEPTLPAWVSAPLASDVASPVPIEPAAELAAVALPSGPPQVKIEAHRPDGLELARQALQRGDTARAIAELEALQKTRSRDPQVLRWLARAYLAAGDQQRLLSWLPEQLVQLPYDSELRLLLARSQLQAGDARAAVATLEQSPPRLEQEPNYFALLAAAYQQTEQWQMSADLYRQMIALRPTQATWQLGLGIALEQLDQPAQAGRHYRLALQGVGLDDSARRFASERGNILGRQ; from the coding sequence GTGAGCCTGGTCAACGATATGCTGCGTGACCTAGAAGCCCGCCGTGCAGCCCCTACTGAGCGCGTGCAACTTGACGGCCTTTATTCCGTAGATGAAATAGCCGCCGCCCGTCGCGACCGCTTCGAGCGCTTACGCCGTGGTTCCATCTGGTTTGTAGCGGTGATTGTAATCGCCCTACTGGTCGTTTTAATGATCGGTTGGGTGGTCAAGGGCGTGCCGACCTTGGCCACTGTTGCTAAGCCCGTCGAACAACCGCTTGCTGTTGTGCCGCATGCGAAAATTCTTGATGTTTTACCGCAGCACGATTCACGAGGCCTGGTTTTGCAGCTTCTGCTCGACCGCTCAGTGTCGTATCAGCGCAGTGAAGAAAGTGGTGCGGTCAGTTTACGCCTGAAGGCTGTGCAGCTACCTGGCGAGCTGCAGCAGGGTCGCGTGCAGCGTGATGGTCGCAGTATGTCCTGGCGGGTCGAGAACAAAGGTGCGGATGTTCAGGTTCTATTGGTGGGGCTGGGTGACAGTCTGGAAGTAAGCGACCGCTTGGAAGTTGCCGGTGACCGTTGGATGCTGTGGATTGAGGTGCCGTTAACCATGCCATCGAGCACCTTAGCGCCTGTTGAGGCATTGCAGGATCTGCCAGCTGCTGAAAATGCGCCCAGCATGCTTGAGCCGACATTGCCAGCCTGGGTGAGTGCGCCCTTGGCGAGTGACGTTGCATCCCCTGTTCCAATAGAGCCGGCAGCTGAACTGGCTGCTGTGGCGCTGCCCAGTGGCCCGCCTCAGGTCAAGATCGAAGCGCATCGTCCGGATGGTTTGGAACTGGCCCGGCAAGCCTTGCAGCGCGGCGATACTGCTCGCGCCATTGCTGAGCTGGAAGCCTTACAGAAAACCCGTAGCCGGGATCCGCAAGTACTGCGTTGGTTAGCGCGGGCCTATCTCGCCGCCGGTGATCAGCAGCGCTTGCTCAGTTGGCTGCCAGAGCAGTTAGTGCAGCTTCCTTATGACAGTGAGCTGCGTTTGCTGTTGGCGCGCTCGCAACTCCAAGCCGGTGATGCGCGTGCCGCTGTTGCGACGCTTGAGCAGTCCCCGCCCCGTCTTGAGCAGGAACCGAATTACTTTGCGCTGCTTGCAGCTGCCTATCAGCAAACCGAGCAGTGGCAAATGAGTGCTGACTTATACCGGCAAATGATTGCCCTGCGCCCCACTCAAGCGACGTGGCAGCTGGGTTTGGGCATTGCTTTAGAACAACTTGATCAGCCCGCTCAAGCCGGGCGGCACTACCGCCTGGCTTTGCAGGGGGTGGGCCTGGATGACAGCGCAAGGCGTTTCGCCAGTGAGCGCGGCAACATTTTGGGGAGGCAGTGA
- the secB gene encoding protein-export chaperone SecB: MTEQANNGAAQDEQNPQFSLQRIYVRDLSFEAPKSPEIFRQEWTPSVAMDLNTRQKSLDGDFHEVVLTLSVTVKNGEETAFIAEVQQAGIFLIKGLDAASMSHTLGAFCPNILFPYARETLDSLVVRGSFPALMLAPVNFDALYAQELQRMQQAATPEVAH; encoded by the coding sequence ATGACAGAACAAGCTAACAACGGCGCCGCTCAGGACGAACAGAACCCACAATTCTCCCTGCAACGCATCTACGTGCGTGACCTGTCCTTCGAAGCGCCGAAGAGCCCGGAAATTTTCCGCCAAGAGTGGACGCCGAGCGTAGCCATGGACCTCAACACCCGTCAGAAGTCCCTCGATGGTGACTTCCACGAAGTGGTGCTGACCCTCTCGGTTACCGTGAAGAACGGCGAAGAAACCGCTTTTATCGCCGAAGTGCAGCAGGCCGGTATCTTTCTGATCAAGGGGCTGGATGCGGCTTCCATGAGCCACACCCTGGGTGCGTTCTGCCCGAACATCCTCTTCCCCTATGCCCGTGAAACCCTCGACAGCCTGGTTGTGCGTGGCTCGTTCCCGGCGCTGATGCTGGCACCGGTGAATTTTGATGCCCTGTACGCGCAAGAGTTGCAGCGCATGCAGCAGGCCGCAACACCGGAAGTGGCTCACTGA
- the grxC gene encoding glutaredoxin 3, with protein sequence MQPVVIYSSDWCPYCIRAKQLLTHKGVAFEEIKVDGKPDVRAEMTRKARQTSVPQIWIGSTHVGGCDDLYALERAGKLDALLKA encoded by the coding sequence ATGCAGCCTGTCGTTATCTATTCCAGCGATTGGTGCCCTTACTGCATCCGCGCTAAGCAACTCCTAACTCACAAAGGCGTGGCCTTTGAGGAGATAAAGGTCGATGGCAAGCCGGATGTACGTGCGGAAATGACCCGCAAAGCACGCCAGACCTCTGTGCCACAAATCTGGATTGGCAGCACCCACGTGGGCGGCTGTGATGATCTGTATGCCCTAGAGCGCGCCGGCAAGCTTGATGCGCTGCTCAAGGCTTAA
- a CDS encoding type II secretion system F family protein, with protein sequence MSLFRYTGRDAQGGKVSGSRESTSADSLASELLAEKIIPLQIEEQAVQGESVDVMALITEALRSKKVELEELIIFCRQMYSLSKAGVPIIRAIGGLAESHRNQFFREVLFEVRSDLESGMSMAVSLNAHPKVFNTLFISMVSVGENTGQLDQAFKQLSGYLEMERETRKRIKQATRYPLFVMSAMAVALVVINMFVIPAFSKVFEQFRAELPLPTRILIGTSQFFQDYWWLMLIVFVGAIFGFLRWKKTDAGALKWDQIKLRLPIVGGVFERIALARFTRTFAMMYRAGVPLLQTLSINSATVGNRYIGQAILSMREGVERGEALTNTASASGLFTPLVLQMIAVGEETGALDDLFVEVADFYEEEVDYDLKQLADAIEPILIVAMGILVLILALGVFLPMWELSSAAKGGG encoded by the coding sequence ATGAGCCTGTTCCGCTATACCGGCCGTGACGCCCAAGGCGGCAAGGTCAGTGGCAGCCGCGAAAGCACGTCGGCCGACAGTCTGGCCAGTGAACTGCTGGCGGAAAAAATCATTCCGCTGCAGATCGAGGAACAAGCGGTTCAGGGTGAAAGCGTTGATGTGATGGCGCTTATTACAGAAGCGCTGCGCAGTAAGAAGGTCGAGCTGGAGGAGCTGATCATTTTCTGCCGGCAGATGTACAGCCTAAGTAAGGCTGGTGTACCGATCATTCGTGCTATCGGCGGCTTGGCCGAGTCGCACCGCAATCAGTTCTTCCGCGAAGTGTTGTTCGAGGTGCGCTCCGATCTGGAGAGCGGCATGAGCATGGCGGTGTCGCTCAATGCTCACCCCAAAGTCTTCAACACCCTGTTTATCAGCATGGTCAGTGTCGGCGAAAACACTGGTCAGCTTGACCAAGCGTTCAAGCAGCTGTCCGGCTACCTAGAAATGGAGCGCGAGACGCGCAAACGCATCAAGCAGGCCACCCGTTACCCATTGTTCGTGATGTCAGCTATGGCGGTGGCGTTGGTGGTGATCAACATGTTTGTGATCCCGGCCTTCTCCAAGGTGTTCGAGCAGTTCCGCGCCGAACTGCCATTGCCCACGCGGATTTTGATTGGCACCTCGCAGTTCTTTCAGGACTACTGGTGGTTGATGCTGATTGTCTTTGTCGGCGCCATCTTCGGCTTTCTCCGCTGGAAAAAAACCGACGCAGGTGCGCTCAAGTGGGATCAGATCAAACTGCGCCTGCCCATCGTCGGCGGGGTATTCGAGCGCATTGCGCTGGCCCGTTTCACCCGCACCTTCGCGATGATGTACCGCGCTGGCGTGCCGCTGCTGCAAACCCTGTCGATCAATAGCGCCACGGTGGGCAACCGCTATATTGGTCAGGCCATTCTGAGCATGCGCGAAGGGGTGGAACGGGGTGAGGCGTTAACCAACACCGCCTCGGCCAGTGGGCTTTTCACCCCGTTGGTGTTGCAGATGATCGCGGTGGGCGAAGAGACCGGCGCGCTCGACGATCTGTTTGTCGAAGTGGCGGACTTTTACGAAGAGGAAGTGGATTACGATCTCAAGCAATTGGCCGACGCCATCGAGCCGATTCTGATCGTGGCCATGGGTATTCTGGTACTGATTCTTGCCCTTGGCGTATTCCTGCCGATGTGGGAGCTGTCCTCAGCGGCTAAGGGGGGCGGGTGA